Proteins encoded within one genomic window of Granulicella pectinivorans:
- a CDS encoding TIM-barrel domain-containing protein translates to MTLGKLLLLAVFIPGAASVAQDAIVLKSGEVTFIADAHGFRYAFVKAGKSIVSADAKAGLLLAGSPVSVKTEGSCSVSSCVLAGTSEAGGKVRITVNLQPHHAELLAEPARIGDEVRFVSGGAEPAFGLADHAVEQKEFSTLSNKQFNTDVTGFADDTFLSGQGLTRLVSNFVIYPKQGFAELLVDPFTKIVHTSCTQIVQGVQHAQARVPMHYFFGTPHEIYREYLATRNTAGFRVMMPKYEAFGVGWEAFGALGWDTNTKTVRDSIDRYLGEGYPLKWIVIGSGFWPTRPEMHETTSFGLWDKEKYPDPAGLMAHFHREGLKTMLGLRITFITTGPYSAEGVRKGYFMMKDGKAQVFTGGWPKMPYYLLEAHNPEALNWYMALVKKWNDYGVDGYKEDFYGYGAYGLRDDKVDPTNDRLMADKKIIIERNGYLSSNGDLHRINDFNYNQDQDRGPVNSLALAYAGFPLVYPDIVGGTFGEDRFSTTRTPAMEAYMMRNAQWAALHSSMGMGEPPWTFSAKVSKVMLDSAKLHARFAPYLFSNARKFAQDGYPWTMTPLPIAFPQDDHAYGHENATEHGYEWMIGDAMLATPLYGSDYATAQTRDIYLPKGRWMDFDNGTMYEGGQTLKQFGLPAGKTPLFIGGSGVTLEEMDKAVRVVVYPVAAEAMATLTLPESEKAIGVKITGLPFGTRWKGVIVTDSHGTTVSAIPQGFGFSFVPIPGEAYTVRAVR, encoded by the coding sequence ATGACACTTGGAAAGCTACTCCTTCTGGCAGTCTTCATACCAGGCGCTGCCTCCGTCGCGCAGGACGCCATCGTGCTCAAGAGCGGCGAAGTCACCTTCATAGCCGATGCGCACGGTTTTCGCTACGCCTTCGTGAAGGCTGGCAAGAGCATTGTTTCGGCGGATGCGAAGGCCGGACTCCTGCTTGCCGGAAGTCCGGTGAGCGTCAAGACAGAGGGGAGTTGCAGTGTCTCTTCATGTGTTCTCGCAGGCACAAGCGAAGCCGGAGGCAAGGTTCGTATCACCGTCAACCTGCAGCCGCACCATGCGGAGTTGCTGGCGGAGCCCGCGCGAATTGGCGACGAGGTGAGGTTTGTCTCTGGCGGCGCGGAGCCGGCGTTCGGGCTCGCCGATCATGCGGTCGAGCAGAAGGAATTTTCGACGCTCTCGAACAAGCAGTTCAACACGGATGTCACCGGTTTTGCGGACGACACCTTTCTCTCGGGCCAGGGCTTGACGCGTCTTGTCAGCAACTTCGTCATCTATCCTAAGCAGGGCTTTGCGGAACTACTCGTCGATCCCTTTACAAAGATCGTCCATACGAGCTGCACGCAGATTGTGCAGGGGGTGCAGCACGCGCAGGCAAGGGTGCCGATGCACTATTTCTTCGGTACGCCGCATGAGATTTACCGCGAGTATCTCGCGACTCGCAACACCGCTGGCTTCAGGGTAATGATGCCGAAGTATGAGGCCTTCGGTGTGGGCTGGGAGGCGTTCGGAGCGCTTGGGTGGGATACCAACACCAAGACAGTTCGCGACAGCATCGATCGCTATCTTGGGGAGGGCTATCCGCTCAAGTGGATCGTGATCGGCTCGGGATTCTGGCCTACTCGGCCTGAGATGCATGAGACCACGAGCTTCGGCCTGTGGGACAAAGAGAAGTATCCCGATCCCGCTGGCTTGATGGCTCACTTCCATCGTGAAGGGCTGAAGACGATGCTTGGTCTGCGCATTACCTTCATTACGACTGGACCGTATTCTGCGGAGGGTGTCCGTAAAGGCTACTTCATGATGAAGGATGGCAAGGCGCAGGTCTTTACGGGGGGATGGCCGAAGATGCCTTATTATCTGCTGGAGGCGCATAACCCCGAGGCTCTCAACTGGTACATGGCGCTGGTCAAGAAATGGAACGATTACGGCGTCGATGGCTATAAAGAAGACTTCTACGGCTACGGCGCGTATGGACTGCGTGACGATAAAGTCGACCCGACGAACGATCGCCTGATGGCAGACAAGAAGATCATCATTGAGCGCAACGGCTATCTGTCTTCGAACGGGGATCTGCATCGTATCAACGACTTCAACTATAACCAGGATCAGGATCGTGGCCCGGTGAACTCGCTTGCTCTCGCGTATGCGGGATTTCCGCTGGTGTATCCCGATATTGTGGGTGGAACCTTTGGCGAAGATCGCTTCTCCACCACGCGAACACCCGCGATGGAGGCCTATATGATGCGCAACGCGCAATGGGCTGCTCTGCATAGTTCCATGGGAATGGGAGAGCCACCGTGGACCTTTTCGGCGAAGGTTTCGAAGGTGATGCTGGATTCCGCTAAACTGCATGCTCGTTTCGCGCCCTACCTTTTCAGCAATGCGAGGAAGTTTGCTCAGGATGGCTATCCCTGGACGATGACGCCGCTTCCCATCGCCTTCCCGCAGGATGATCACGCCTATGGCCACGAGAACGCGACGGAGCACGGTTACGAGTGGATGATTGGCGATGCGATGCTCGCGACGCCTCTCTATGGCAGCGACTATGCCACGGCACAGACGCGAGACATCTATCTCCCGAAGGGGCGTTGGATGGACTTCGACAATGGCACGATGTACGAGGGAGGTCAGACGCTGAAGCAGTTTGGGCTTCCCGCAGGGAAGACGCCGCTGTTCATCGGAGGCTCCGGGGTCACACTCGAAGAGATGGATAAGGCCGTCCGCGTAGTGGTCTATCCGGTGGCTGCCGAAGCCATGGCGACCCTGACTTTGCCCGAGTCCGAGAAGGCGATTGGGGTGAAAATCACCGGTCTTCCGTTTGGCACGAGGTGGAAGGGTGTCATCGTGACCGATAGCCATGGAACAACGGTCTCTGCCATTCCCCAAGGGTTCGGATTCAGTTTTGTTCCCATCCCGGGCGAGGCGTACACCGTTCGGGCCGTTCGTTGA
- a CDS encoding carboxypeptidase regulatory-like domain-containing protein, giving the protein MTTLRLRALVMFALIALLGFGVRSANAQQGTGNIIGVVKDSTGAAVVGATVDIENVDRQDIIHLTTNDSGFYNSPPLVLGSNYKVTVKHAGFQTSVLTGVAVTVGARVEADADLKVGGVDSAVTVEAAQASTLDTTSATLGAVIGEKSIQELPLNGRNAIALTTLTPGVRVNTTVAQSGFANRGTNLSAISINGSPTGSNSYILDGQSNLSTTTGEIAVNPNVDSIQEFKVQSGVFSAQYGFTLGGVVNLASRTGTNQFHGSLYEFLRNDIFNARNYFATVGSVSKPVLRYNQFGGAIGGPILHDKAFFFGNFETYRFIQAFPQFLSVPTAAFRAGDFSQLQDSNGNFIPLYNPYTTVATTVGGSTVYTRQRYNNNQVTNLDPVSVAYQNAFYPLPNITPATIGQQRTNTNNYQFNNRGISNMYNALGRVDYHLGSNDTVFARFAYYSNYTNGGTGGGTYYPNPVIANRYDTYTAKELLVGDTHVFSSSLINDLRLSIERQEFPFQAASAGQNYPQKLGLPSNVPNFAIPTVGNGLPASNQTIGYRAYTLPEVTDTVTKIIRRHSLAFGFDWRYNAGANLQRNAPSGTFSFAAGLTNDPSGAAPAAGTVNSGNTYATFLAGAVSAASITTNTGELDRAFSFSAFVQDDWQATDRLTMNLGLRWDYQQQPFEQNNGYSNFNPTLTSGGFTGIMQYANTGGVGRNFVPESYKDFGPRVGFAYKATADGKTVVRGGIGIYYPLFFNSIYTGQVNGFSATTTTYNPNVTNNPAFQFKNGFPTNPLQPIGAAFGPLGFLGQGVGYQDPTQWKSPMSQQFTLSAERQIPYDVVLQATYVGNHGVHLPAGGYNLNSLNPTNFGLGRTALQSQVTNPYAGQISGSFGAPTITRAQSLLPFPYYGAVTTYNPHNGNLHADYLELSAQRQARSGLTVLFGYTMGKLLDDSANSPLAYLNGLAANNGYQNVYNRRAEYSLDPSDVSQRATVSALYDLPFGRGQKFSTHNGFTDRVIGGFQFNVIGVFQTGTPLTITGANAYTATRPNYTPGQKVAIANQSPTKWFNTYAFQNPTDYTFGNVPRTLPHVRGPGTENFDLSIFKTTEITERFKLQLRAEAFNVLNHANFGLPNTTFAANTNTLVNGNGVSAGCTVTGADASGTPNAGTGNCNTSSSFGTITSAADGRSLQLAAKLIF; this is encoded by the coding sequence GTGACTACACTTCGTTTGAGAGCGCTTGTGATGTTCGCTCTCATCGCTCTTCTCGGCTTTGGCGTTCGATCAGCCAATGCACAACAGGGAACGGGCAACATCATTGGCGTGGTTAAGGACTCTACGGGGGCGGCCGTGGTCGGGGCAACCGTCGATATCGAGAATGTAGATCGCCAGGACATTATTCACCTGACGACGAACGATTCGGGTTTCTATAATTCTCCACCCCTGGTGCTGGGCAGCAACTACAAGGTGACCGTGAAGCACGCGGGATTTCAGACGTCCGTTTTGACGGGCGTTGCGGTGACGGTTGGAGCGCGCGTGGAGGCAGATGCCGACCTGAAGGTTGGCGGCGTGGACTCGGCGGTCACGGTTGAAGCGGCACAGGCGTCTACACTCGATACGACGAGCGCGACACTCGGTGCAGTGATTGGTGAGAAGTCGATCCAGGAGCTTCCCCTCAACGGCCGCAATGCGATTGCATTGACGACGCTGACGCCTGGTGTCCGCGTGAACACGACGGTCGCCCAGTCCGGCTTTGCGAACCGTGGCACGAACCTTTCGGCCATCTCTATCAATGGTTCTCCGACGGGCTCGAACTCTTACATCCTCGATGGTCAAAGCAATCTCTCGACGACTACCGGTGAGATCGCGGTGAACCCGAACGTCGATTCGATCCAGGAGTTCAAAGTACAGAGCGGTGTCTTCTCGGCTCAGTATGGCTTTACTCTTGGCGGTGTTGTGAACCTTGCATCGCGCACGGGCACTAACCAGTTTCACGGCTCGCTGTATGAGTTTCTTCGCAACGACATCTTCAATGCGCGCAACTATTTTGCGACGGTCGGGAGCGTCTCGAAGCCGGTGCTTCGCTATAACCAGTTCGGTGGGGCCATCGGCGGGCCCATCCTTCACGACAAGGCATTCTTCTTCGGCAACTTTGAGACCTACCGTTTTATCCAGGCATTTCCGCAGTTTCTGAGCGTTCCGACCGCAGCCTTCCGTGCCGGCGATTTCTCGCAACTGCAGGATTCGAACGGAAACTTCATTCCACTTTATAACCCCTACACCACGGTGGCGACGACGGTTGGAGGCTCGACGGTCTACACGCGTCAACGGTACAACAACAACCAAGTTACCAATCTCGACCCGGTTTCAGTCGCCTATCAGAATGCCTTCTATCCCTTGCCCAACATCACCCCGGCGACCATCGGCCAGCAGCGCACAAATACGAATAACTACCAGTTCAACAACCGGGGCATCAGCAACATGTATAACGCCCTAGGTCGTGTCGACTATCATCTTGGTTCGAACGATACGGTCTTTGCGCGGTTCGCTTACTACAGCAACTATACGAACGGAGGTACGGGCGGAGGCACCTACTATCCGAATCCGGTCATTGCCAATCGCTACGATACCTACACGGCGAAGGAGTTGCTGGTCGGGGACACACATGTCTTCTCTTCTTCGCTGATCAACGATCTGCGTCTATCGATCGAACGACAGGAGTTCCCCTTCCAGGCTGCGAGCGCCGGTCAGAATTATCCGCAGAAACTCGGCCTGCCGTCCAACGTGCCCAACTTTGCGATTCCCACTGTGGGGAATGGGCTGCCCGCATCGAATCAGACCATCGGCTATCGCGCCTATACGTTGCCAGAAGTCACGGATACGGTCACGAAGATCATCCGCCGTCATTCCCTCGCGTTTGGATTCGACTGGCGTTACAACGCAGGTGCAAACCTTCAGCGCAACGCTCCTTCGGGAACGTTCAGCTTTGCGGCTGGCTTGACGAACGACCCCTCGGGCGCGGCACCGGCAGCAGGAACCGTGAACAGTGGCAACACGTATGCGACGTTTCTTGCGGGTGCAGTCAGCGCCGCCAGCATCACGACCAACACGGGCGAGCTTGACCGTGCGTTCAGCTTTTCTGCCTTTGTCCAGGATGACTGGCAGGCGACCGATCGTCTCACTATGAACCTCGGACTGCGCTGGGACTATCAGCAACAGCCTTTCGAGCAGAACAACGGCTATAGCAACTTCAATCCCACGCTTACCTCCGGTGGCTTCACTGGGATCATGCAGTACGCGAATACCGGTGGAGTCGGTCGTAACTTCGTCCCTGAGAGCTATAAAGATTTTGGTCCGCGCGTCGGATTTGCTTACAAAGCAACCGCCGATGGGAAGACTGTAGTGCGCGGCGGTATCGGCATCTACTACCCACTCTTCTTCAACTCCATCTATACCGGTCAGGTGAACGGATTCTCTGCTACGACCACCACCTATAATCCGAATGTCACGAACAACCCGGCCTTTCAGTTCAAGAATGGTTTCCCCACCAATCCGTTGCAGCCCATTGGAGCTGCGTTCGGACCTCTCGGTTTCCTCGGACAGGGCGTAGGTTATCAGGATCCGACTCAGTGGAAGTCTCCTATGTCGCAACAGTTCACACTTAGCGCGGAGCGCCAGATTCCCTACGATGTCGTGCTGCAGGCAACCTATGTTGGCAACCACGGTGTGCATTTGCCTGCAGGCGGCTATAACCTGAATTCTCTGAATCCCACCAACTTTGGCCTCGGCAGGACCGCACTCCAATCGCAGGTCACAAACCCTTACGCAGGCCAGATCAGCGGTTCGTTCGGCGCTCCTACCATTACGCGGGCCCAGTCGCTGCTTCCATTTCCCTATTACGGAGCGGTGACCACCTACAACCCACACAACGGCAACCTGCACGCGGACTACCTTGAACTTTCAGCCCAGCGCCAGGCGCGCAGCGGCCTCACCGTCCTCTTCGGTTATACGATGGGCAAGCTGCTCGACGACAGTGCCAATTCTCCGCTGGCTTATCTCAACGGTCTCGCTGCGAACAATGGTTATCAGAACGTTTACAACCGCCGTGCGGAGTACTCGCTCGATCCCTCGGATGTTTCGCAGCGCGCGACCGTCAGTGCTCTCTACGACCTGCCTTTCGGCCGCGGGCAGAAGTTCTCCACGCACAATGGGTTCACGGATCGCGTGATCGGCGGCTTCCAGTTCAATGTGATCGGGGTCTTCCAGACGGGAACGCCGCTGACCATTACCGGTGCCAATGCTTACACCGCTACGCGGCCCAACTACACGCCGGGGCAGAAGGTCGCTATCGCGAACCAATCGCCGACCAAGTGGTTCAATACCTACGCGTTCCAGAACCCGACGGATTATACCTTCGGCAATGTGCCGCGTACGCTGCCCCATGTGCGAGGTCCAGGAACGGAGAACTTCGATCTCTCGATCTTCAAGACGACGGAGATCACGGAGCGCTTCAAGCTGCAGCTTAGGGCGGAGGCATTCAATGTCCTGAACCATGCGAACTTCGGGCTTCCAAATACGACGTTCGCGGCGAACACCAATACCCTGGTCAATGGGAATGGTGTCTCCGCAGGCTGCACTGTAACCGGTGCCGACGCGAGTGGCACGCCGAACGCCGGGACAGGCAACTGCAACACCAGCAGCAGCTTCGGCACGATTACCAGTGCAGCCGACGGACGCTCGCTACAACTTGCCGCGAAGCTGATCTTCTAA
- a CDS encoding FAD-dependent oxidoreductase, with the protein MTRSLPITDITCDLLVVGGGLSGVCCAITAARQGVRVLLVQDRPVLGGNASSEIRLWVLGATSHMGNNNRWAREGGVIDELLVENMYRNPEGNAIIFDSLLLEWVTRESNLRLLLNTAVDGIEHDETGAITAAGAYCSQNQTRYRLQAKLFCDASGDGILGFLSGAAFRIGAEARSEFNEALAPERAAHDLLGHSLYFYSRDTGRPVTYTPPAFALDDITKIPRFRELRVTDSGCRLWWLEYGGALDTIYQTEEIKWELWRVAYGVWNYIKNSGEFPGSENLTLEWMGMIPGKRESRRFEGDLMLTQQDLVEQRTFADAVGFGGWAIDLHPSDGVYSEKPGCTQWHSKGVFQIPYRTMYSRNVPNLFLTGRIISASHIAFGSTRVMATCAHNGQAVGMAAKLCLEKNANPRDLVEPSCMLDLQQRLLRIGQHIPGVPFADPANKALSASVTASSSLMLHALSPNGETTRLNQGIALFVPLLEGQTPAFTLDVAATEATTVCAELWIASREGNATPDMFLDGIDLALPEGKSSAMLVFPALLPRATYAFVTLQPNPLVSVSLSEEYLPGILTLSQKMNKAVAKSLIQTPPDNSGIDTFAFWLPDRRPVARNLAMTITPPLRPYEPHNIINGCSRPWEGTNAWVPAREDKEPVLTLQWPNPQKIHTIEITFDTDYDHPMESVLMGHPEHVMPGCVRAFEVRDANGNVLAHVNENHQTRYTLNLPSPIQTQAISVVILSHGPALPAIFQINCY; encoded by the coding sequence ATGACGCGCTCTCTGCCCATCACAGATATCACCTGCGATCTCCTCGTTGTTGGCGGAGGTCTTTCGGGTGTCTGCTGCGCCATCACAGCAGCACGACAAGGCGTGCGTGTGCTGCTCGTGCAGGATCGTCCCGTGCTCGGAGGCAACGCCTCCAGCGAAATACGTCTCTGGGTCCTGGGCGCTACATCTCACATGGGAAACAACAACCGCTGGGCACGCGAGGGTGGCGTCATCGATGAGCTCCTGGTCGAGAACATGTATCGCAACCCAGAGGGCAATGCCATCATCTTCGACTCGCTTCTCCTGGAGTGGGTAACCCGCGAATCCAACCTGCGTCTGCTGCTCAACACAGCCGTTGACGGAATAGAGCACGATGAGACGGGAGCGATCACCGCAGCCGGTGCCTATTGCAGCCAAAACCAGACGCGTTATCGTCTTCAGGCCAAGCTTTTCTGCGATGCATCGGGTGACGGCATCCTCGGTTTTCTCTCGGGTGCCGCCTTCCGCATTGGAGCCGAAGCTCGCTCAGAATTCAACGAGGCGCTTGCACCGGAACGCGCCGCACACGATCTGCTTGGCCACTCACTCTACTTCTACTCTCGCGACACGGGACGTCCGGTGACGTATACGCCACCGGCCTTTGCACTCGATGACATCACGAAGATCCCTCGGTTCCGTGAACTGCGCGTAACAGACTCAGGCTGCCGTCTCTGGTGGCTCGAATATGGTGGAGCACTCGACACGATTTACCAGACCGAAGAGATCAAGTGGGAGCTCTGGCGAGTCGCCTATGGCGTGTGGAACTACATCAAGAACTCCGGTGAATTTCCCGGCTCCGAGAACCTGACGCTCGAGTGGATGGGTATGATCCCCGGCAAGCGCGAGAGTCGGCGTTTTGAGGGCGACCTCATGCTGACCCAGCAAGACCTTGTGGAACAGCGAACGTTTGCCGATGCCGTCGGCTTTGGAGGTTGGGCCATCGACCTGCATCCCTCCGACGGTGTCTACTCCGAGAAGCCCGGTTGCACACAGTGGCACAGCAAGGGAGTCTTCCAGATTCCCTATCGCACTATGTACTCGCGCAACGTACCGAATCTTTTCCTCACAGGACGTATTATCTCGGCCTCTCACATCGCCTTCGGATCCACGCGTGTGATGGCGACATGCGCCCACAACGGCCAGGCAGTCGGTATGGCCGCGAAGCTCTGCCTTGAGAAGAATGCGAACCCAAGAGATCTCGTTGAGCCGTCCTGCATGCTTGATTTGCAACAGCGTCTGTTACGAATCGGACAGCACATTCCCGGCGTACCCTTTGCCGACCCGGCAAACAAGGCTCTATCCGCATCCGTAACCGCCTCCAGTAGCCTGATGCTCCATGCGCTTTCTCCCAACGGCGAAACCACGCGGCTCAATCAAGGCATAGCGCTCTTCGTGCCCCTCCTAGAAGGTCAAACGCCAGCGTTCACGCTAGATGTCGCAGCAACGGAGGCAACCACCGTGTGCGCTGAGCTTTGGATCGCCAGCCGTGAAGGGAATGCAACGCCGGACATGTTCCTCGACGGCATCGATCTCGCTCTTCCAGAGGGCAAGTCGTCGGCCATGCTCGTCTTCCCGGCCTTACTCCCTCGCGCCACCTACGCCTTCGTCACCCTGCAGCCTAACCCGCTTGTGTCGGTCTCGCTGTCCGAAGAATATCTGCCGGGCATCCTCACGCTCTCGCAAAAAATGAACAAGGCAGTTGCGAAGAGCCTTATCCAGACACCGCCCGACAACTCCGGCATCGATACCTTTGCATTCTGGCTGCCGGATCGCCGACCCGTCGCGAGGAACCTCGCCATGACGATCACGCCCCCGCTGCGTCCGTATGAACCGCATAACATCATCAACGGATGCAGCCGTCCATGGGAGGGCACGAACGCATGGGTGCCGGCGCGCGAAGACAAAGAGCCCGTACTCACCCTGCAGTGGCCCAATCCGCAGAAGATTCACACGATCGAGATCACCTTCGACACAGACTACGATCACCCCATGGAGTCGGTATTGATGGGACATCCCGAGCATGTGATGCCCGGCTGCGTAAGGGCCTTCGAAGTCCGTGATGCTAACGGCAATGTTCTCGCGCATGTGAACGAGAACCATCAGACAAGGTACACGCTCAATCTGCCATCCCCGATACAAACGCAGGCAATCTCGGTGGTTATCCTTTCCCATGGTCCTGCCCTTCCAGCAATCTTTCAGATCAATTGCTACTGA
- a CDS encoding MFS transporter → MPKEVEPVPASRGRQAQLVALLFVVALINYFDRQSLSVVAPRFQAELHLSDRGYGHIVSLFLFASAIAYAIAGFVSDALGTRKSMALFVGWWSVAEAATAFARSALHLGIGRFCLGLGEPGLWVAAPKAVGEYFEKSRRGLAIGIYTMGATVGAVIAIPTIAAVTTHLPWRSIFLIDGTAGLLWLPFWFACYRKDATRSVERPPKSNTGSGLRTVFARSSTWKLMVARGLTDPVWYFYLFWFPKYLLSARGLTLTQIAHLGWGVYFAAGIGTLAGGLFSGTLIRRGMGVGRAYRYTMLVAACLMPLSPLCALVSSSALAIGIASIIAFAHMSWLVTLTATVVELYPPSLVGKAAGLIAAGSGFGGMLSSEIIAWFVTHGGYAPVFFLMAVLHPIAIVLLWRSFTRKHDEPALAAV, encoded by the coding sequence ATGCCAAAAGAAGTGGAACCCGTCCCTGCATCGCGCGGCCGTCAGGCGCAGCTTGTTGCTCTTCTCTTTGTCGTCGCGCTCATCAACTACTTCGACCGCCAGAGCCTCTCCGTTGTGGCACCACGCTTTCAGGCGGAGCTGCATCTCAGCGATCGCGGCTACGGTCATATCGTCTCGCTGTTCCTCTTTGCGTCCGCCATCGCCTATGCAATCGCGGGTTTCGTGTCCGATGCGCTTGGCACGCGAAAGTCCATGGCCCTGTTCGTTGGCTGGTGGTCGGTTGCCGAGGCCGCGACTGCCTTTGCAAGATCTGCCCTGCACCTCGGCATCGGACGCTTCTGCCTCGGCCTGGGTGAACCGGGACTTTGGGTTGCCGCGCCCAAGGCGGTGGGAGAGTACTTCGAGAAGTCACGACGTGGCCTCGCCATCGGGATCTACACGATGGGCGCAACCGTGGGAGCGGTTATCGCTATACCAACAATTGCAGCGGTGACCACTCATCTCCCATGGCGATCCATCTTCCTGATCGACGGCACGGCCGGCCTTCTTTGGCTTCCGTTTTGGTTTGCTTGTTACCGGAAAGATGCGACGCGTTCTGTGGAGCGTCCACCGAAGTCCAATACCGGATCGGGGCTCCGCACGGTCTTCGCTCGTTCGTCAACCTGGAAGCTGATGGTCGCACGCGGGCTTACCGATCCAGTCTGGTACTTCTACCTCTTCTGGTTTCCGAAATATCTGCTCAGCGCACGCGGACTCACGCTGACGCAAATCGCTCATCTGGGATGGGGTGTTTACTTTGCCGCAGGAATCGGCACACTCGCCGGAGGACTCTTTTCCGGCACCTTGATTCGACGCGGCATGGGAGTTGGTCGCGCGTATCGCTACACCATGCTTGTGGCAGCATGCCTCATGCCGCTGAGCCCGCTGTGCGCTTTGGTCTCGTCGAGCGCACTCGCCATTGGCATCGCATCGATCATAGCGTTCGCTCATATGAGCTGGCTGGTTACTCTGACCGCCACGGTCGTTGAGCTCTACCCGCCATCACTCGTAGGCAAGGCTGCCGGACTCATCGCGGCCGGCAGCGGATTCGGCGGCATGCTCTCCAGTGAGATCATTGCATGGTTTGTAACGCACGGGGGATATGCCCCCGTCTTCTTCCTGATGGCCGTCCTTCATCCCATTGCGATCGTGCTGCTGTGGAGGAGCTTTACCCGCAAACACGATGAGCCAGCACTCGCTGCCGTATAG
- a CDS encoding glycoside hydrolase family 2 protein yields MKMRWFGVLTACIASMATSSVAQKIDLGGSGWSFQTTLDEKALPVSVPHTWMTMKGYERFIGNATYQRDFTGPTVRPGQVVRLHFDAVYDEAHVWLNGRMLGVHEGGYTPFEFDVTTLLKPGANHLLLEVSNTPTLSTIPAIASSHGSKDYPLYGAATGEGIVGWMPYGGIVRPVSLLITDAVYFEKMKVNAKPDLVHHTAAIEVHVWMHNGGANGKTVLPKGTVAGLATQFKPTRIAAHADADVVWRGTLQDAHLWSVRDPFLYDAQVAIDGDEQTARIGVREIRVQGTELLLNGRPVHLFGANRVSEDPKEGLRESEEIVQRDMSDMLADNMRMMRIAHYPQTPALLDFADAHGMLLIPEAGNWNMSAWQMADPGIRATWKKQMKEMMEQDWNHPSVIAWSVGNEYESYTKDGIDWTRDMRAYTLGLDPTRLITFASRFTQEPVVKTGKDEASQYSDFVSVNIYGGYAKRFDRVHELYPDKPVFVTEFGKMGEPGTHDPERIKDITEAVTAMKARPWMIGGSLWTWNDYRSLHRGTPASGIRYWGVVNINREHRDSWDAVQKLFSTELP; encoded by the coding sequence ATGAAGATGCGATGGTTTGGAGTTTTGACGGCGTGCATTGCTTCCATGGCTACGTCATCGGTGGCGCAGAAGATCGACCTTGGAGGGAGCGGGTGGAGCTTTCAGACGACTCTCGATGAAAAAGCACTTCCGGTTAGTGTGCCGCACACATGGATGACCATGAAGGGCTATGAGCGGTTCATCGGAAACGCTACCTATCAGCGCGATTTCACTGGACCCACCGTGAGGCCTGGGCAGGTCGTACGTCTGCACTTCGACGCAGTGTATGACGAAGCTCATGTGTGGCTGAACGGGCGGATGCTGGGAGTGCATGAGGGCGGCTACACCCCGTTTGAATTCGACGTCACTACACTGTTGAAGCCCGGGGCAAATCATCTTCTGCTGGAGGTGAGTAATACGCCGACTCTTTCCACGATTCCGGCTATCGCTAGCTCTCACGGGTCGAAGGACTATCCGCTCTACGGAGCGGCAACGGGTGAGGGTATCGTGGGGTGGATGCCATACGGGGGAATCGTAAGGCCCGTCAGCCTGCTGATCACGGACGCAGTGTATTTCGAAAAGATGAAGGTGAATGCGAAACCGGACCTTGTGCACCATACCGCTGCGATCGAGGTGCATGTCTGGATGCACAACGGGGGCGCTAACGGGAAGACCGTATTGCCCAAAGGCACGGTTGCAGGCCTCGCCACGCAGTTCAAGCCGACGCGTATTGCAGCGCATGCCGATGCCGACGTTGTGTGGCGCGGCACGTTGCAGGATGCACATCTTTGGAGCGTTCGAGACCCGTTCCTGTATGACGCACAGGTAGCGATTGATGGTGATGAACAGACTGCCAGGATTGGTGTGCGTGAGATTCGCGTGCAGGGAACAGAACTCCTACTGAACGGACGACCTGTGCATCTCTTCGGCGCTAACCGTGTCAGTGAAGATCCCAAGGAAGGTCTCCGTGAATCTGAAGAGATCGTGCAGCGCGATATGTCCGACATGCTCGCGGACAACATGCGCATGATGCGCATTGCACACTATCCGCAGACGCCTGCATTGCTCGATTTCGCCGACGCTCACGGCATGCTCCTCATTCCCGAAGCAGGCAATTGGAATATGAGTGCATGGCAGATGGCGGATCCCGGCATTCGTGCCACCTGGAAGAAGCAGATGAAAGAGATGATGGAGCAAGACTGGAACCATCCTTCCGTCATTGCCTGGAGCGTTGGCAACGAGTACGAGTCATATACAAAAGACGGCATCGACTGGACGCGCGATATGCGCGCCTACACCCTGGGACTCGATCCGACTCGCCTCATTACCTTCGCCTCGCGGTTCACGCAAGAACCCGTTGTGAAGACCGGCAAGGATGAGGCGAGCCAGTACTCGGACTTTGTATCCGTCAACATCTATGGAGGCTACGCAAAGCGCTTCGACCGTGTGCATGAGCTGTATCCGGATAAGCCTGTATTTGTAACAGAATTTGGCAAGATGGGCGAACCCGGTACGCACGATCCAGAGCGGATCAAGGACATCACCGAAGCGGTCACGGCGATGAAGGCAAGACCTTGGATGATCGGTGGTTCGCTCTGGACATGGAACGACTACCGTTCCCTCCATCGCGGTACACCAGCCAGCGGCATTCGGTATTGGGGTGTTGTGAACATCAATCGAGAGCACCGCGATAGCTGGGATGCCGTGCAGAAGCTCTTCTCAACGGAGCTGCCATAG